From a region of the Danio aesculapii chromosome 4, fDanAes4.1, whole genome shotgun sequence genome:
- the LOC130221896 gene encoding NACHT, LRR and PYD domains-containing protein 12-like, which yields MANVEHLLNSSLDELLEAELKKFQWYLTKDNRCISKSEMENADRLKTVNKMVSCFGPERAVKITVNILRKIKQNHLADQLENTQKQENCKSPPPDYINISHELKKKLKEDYEQILVGNSQTGRQKYLDDIYTDLYVVENETGGKENDHEVIQIESKHNQQDKPIKCNDMFKVQPDTGRQNRRVLTLGIAGVGKTVSVNKFILDWAEGKDNQEIVFIFPLPFRRLNLIKKEKYSLIGLLNKYFFSRPGGLSSLPQEQGKVMFIFDGLDEYRFKLNFKEEDGITDVDKEMTVGEIITHLLKRQFVRSSIIWITSRPAAASLIPQQHIDQVTEVRGFNDEQKEQYFIKNSSPDVGGNFIRHIKKSRSLYIMCHIPVFCWISFTVLQPLLDQESNGKTPTTLTEMYTSFLLSQKQQMKEKYSNNSKCKVNARSFDHIVLKLGKLAFKQLEEGQLIFYKTDLEKCGLDVKEGSVFSGLCTRMFQEESPVSGEQVYSFVHLSVQEFIAALYVYYTYKNKKANLFLDSRKKQLTWKFSKKPLFKLHIDAVEKSLQSKNGHLDLFLRFLLGLSLESNQSNLKKLLPRLKLKPENIKDTTDYIKEKIEEEKSAERTINLFYCLNELNDDFVEELQKSLSSGNLTAQDLSSAQWSGLVFVLLMSEETQEKFELQKYRRSDEALTRLIPVVKNTRRALLQCCNLTAQCCECLSSALQSSNCILRELDLSNNELQDSGVKLLSDGLKSPNCKLKTLRFVMCKLTADSCESLSSALQSSNCVLRELDLSINDLEDSGVKLLSDWLKSPNCKLKTLRFVMCKLTADSCESLSSALQSSNCVLRELDLSNNDLQDSGVKLLSDGLKSPNCKLEKLRFVMCKLTADSCESLSSALQSSNCVLKELDLSNNDLQDLGVKLLSDGLKSSNCQLETLRFVMCKLTDKSCESLSSALQSSNYILRELDLSKNNFPNSGLKLLSDGLKSPNCKLKTLRFVMCKLTDESCESLSSALQSSNCVLRELDLSNNDLQDSGVKLLSDGLISPSGKLETLRLVTCCLTADSCESLSSALQSSNCVLRVLDLSNNDLQDSGVKLLSDGLKIPNCKLETLRLSGCMVTEEGCGFLSSALSSNPSHLRELDLSYNHPGDSGVKLLSQKLEDPNYTLDKLNLDHGEDKRITAGPRKYARFLTLDSNTANAKLILSEENREVECVWEEQSHPDHPDRFDHLQVLCRESVCGRCYWETDWSGDHVCISVSYKRIRRKGDSVECLFGYNDQSWSLSCFSSSCSFRHNNTEANLPVQSISSRIGVFVDHNAGTLIFYNIYKDTMSPIHSVQTTFTEPLYPGFWVYPGSSVKLC from the exons ATGGCAAATGTTGAACACCTGCTCAACAGCTCACTGGATGAACTGTTAGAAGCTGAACTAAAGAAGTTTCAGTGGTATTTAACGAAGGACAATAGATGTATTTCAAAATCTGAAATGGAGAATGCAGACAGGCTGAAGACAGTGAATAAGATGGTGTCGTGTTTTGGACCAGAAAGAGCTGTGAAGATCACAGTGAACATCCTGCGGAAAATAAAGCAGAATCACTTGGCTGATCAGCTGGAGAATACACAGAAGCAAG AGAACTGTAAATCCCCTCCTCCTGATTACATAAACATCAGCCATGAACTAAAGAAGAAATTAAAGGAGGACTATGAGCAGATATTGGTTGGTAATTCCCAGACGGGTCGTCagaagtacctggatgatatTTACACTGATCTATATGTGGTAGAGAACGAGACCGGAGGAAAAGAGAATGACCATGAGGTGATACAGATAGAGTCAAAACACAACCAACAGGATAAACCAATCAAGTGTAATGACATGTTTAAAGTTCAGCCTGACACAGGTCGACAAAACAGAAGAGTCCTGACATTGGGGATCGCAGGAGTGGGTAAAACTGTCTCTGTCAATAAATTCATCCTTGACTGGGCTGAAGGAAAAGACAATCAGGAAATAGTCTTCATATTTCCACTGCCTTTCCGTAGACTGAAtctgattaaaaaagaaaagtacaGTCTCATAGGTCTGCTTAACAAGTACTTCTTTAGTCGACCTGGAGGATTGAGCTCTCTTCCTCAAGAACAAGGTAAGGTCATGTTCATCTTTGATGGACTGGATGAATATcgctttaaattgaactttaaggAGGAGGATGGAATTACAGATGTTGATAAGGAAATGACAGTGGGTGAGATTATAACGcatctcttaaagagacagtttgtGCGCTCTTCCATCATCTGGATCACatccagaccagcagcagccagTCTGATACCGCAACAGCACATTGATCAGGTCACAGAGGTGCGAGGATTCAATGATGAGCAGAAGGAGCAGTACTTCATCAAAAACAGCAGTCCTGATGTTGGTGGTAACTTCATCCGTCACATCAAGAAATCTAGGAGTCTGTACATCATGTGCCACATCCCTGTCTTCTGCTGGATCTCTTTTACGGTTCTTCAGCCTCTGCTGGATCAAGAGAGCAATGGAAAAACACCTACAACTCTCACAGAGATGTACACCAGCTTCTTACTGTCCCAAAagcaacagatgaaagaaaaatACAGCAACAATTCTAAATGTAAAGTGAATGCCAGGTCTTTTGATCACATTGTTCTGAAGCTTGGGAAACTGGCCTTTAAACAGCTGGAGGAAGGACAACTGATTTTCTACAAAACAGATCTGGAGAAGTGTGGCCTAGATGTCAAGGAAGGGTCTGTGTTCTCTGGATTATGCACTCGAATGTTTCAGGAGGAAAGCCCAGTTTCAGGGGAACAGGTTTACAGTTTTGTACATCTCAGCGTTCAGGAGTTCATTGCTGCTCTCTATGTgtattatacttacaaaaacaagaAAGCAAATCTATTTCTTGATTCCAGGAAAAAGCAACTGACATGGAAATTCTCTAAAAAGCCCCTGTTTAAACTTCATATAGATGCAGTCGAGAAGAGTTTACAAAGCAAGAACGGACACCTGGATCTTTTCCTCCGGTTCCTGCTGGGTCTCTCTCTGGAGTCTAATCAGAGTAACCTGAAGAAGCTTCTGCCAAGACTGAAACTCAAACCTGAAAACATCAAAGACACGACTGACTATATCAAAGAGAAAATAGAGGAGGAGAAATCAGCAGAGAGGACCATCAACCTCttctactgtctgaatgaactgaatgatgACTTTGTGGAGGAACTCCAGAAGAGTCTGAGCTCTGGAAATCTTACAGCACAGGATCTGTCCTCTGCTCAGTGGTCAGGTCTGGTGTTTGTGCTCCTGATGTCAGAAGAGACTCAAGAGAAGTTTGAACTGCAGAAATACAGAAGATCTGATGAAGCACTGACGAGACTGATACCAGTGGTCAAAAACACGAGAAGAGCACT CCTACAATGCTGTAATCTCACTGCTCAGTGTTGTGAgtgtttgtcttcagctctacaatcatCAAACTGTATCCTGAGAGAGCTAGATCTGAGTAACAATGAGCttcaggattcaggagtgaagcttctttctgatggactgaagagtccaaactgtAAACTGAAGACACTGAG ATTTGTCATGTGTAAACTCACTGCTGACtcttgtgagagtttgtcttcagctctacaatcctcaaactgtgtcctgagagagctggacctgagtatcAATGACCTggaggattcaggagtgaagcttctctctgattggctgaagagTCCAAACTGTAAACTGAAGACACTGAG ATTTGTCATGTGTAAACTCACTGCTGACTCTTGTGAGAGTTTGTcatcagctctacaatcctcaaactgtgtcctgagagagctggacctgagtaacaatgacctgcaggattcaggagtgaagcttctctctgatggactgaagagtccaaactgtAAACTGGAGAAACTGAG ATTTGTCATGTGCAAACTCACTGCTGACtcttgtgagagtttgtcttcagctctacaatcctcaaactgtgtcctgaaagagctggacctgagtaacaatgacctgcaggatttaGGAGTGAAACTTCtttctgatggactgaagagttcAAACTGtcaactggagacactgag ATTTGTTATGTGTAAACTCACTGATAagtcctgtgagagtttgtcttcagctctacaatcctcaaactatatcctgagagagctggacctgagtaaaaATAACTTTCCGAATTCAGGGTtaaagcttctctctgatggactgaagagtccaaactgtAAACTGAAGACACTGAG ATTTGTCATGTGTAAACTCACTGATGagtcctgtgagagtttgtcttcagctctacaatcctcaaactgtgtcctgagagagctggacctgagtaacaatgacctgcaggattcaggggtgaagcttctctctgatggactgataAGTCCAAGCGGCAAACTAGAGACACTAAG ATTGGTCACATGTTGTCTGACTGCTGACtcttgtgagagtttgtcttcagctctgcaatcctcaaactgtgtcctgagagtgctggacctgagtaacaatgacctgcaggattcaggagtgaagcttctctctgatggactgaagattCCAAACTGTAAACTAGAGACTCTGAG attgtctggctgtatggtgacagaggaaggctgtggttttctgtcttcagctctgagttcaaacccctcacacctgagagagctggatctgagctacaatcatccaggagattcaggagtcaagctacTCTCCCAaaaactggaggatccaaactacacactggacaaactcaa TCTGGATCATGGAGAAGATaagaggattacagcaggaccacgcaaat ATGCCCGTTTCCTCACACTGGATTCAAACACAGCAAACGCTAAactcattctgtctgaggagaacagagaggtggAGTGTGTGTGGGAGGAACAGTCGCATCCTGATCACCCAGACAGATTTGATCATcttcaggtgttgtgcagagagagtgtgtgtggacgctgttactgggagactgactggagtggagatcatgtgtgtatatcagtgtcataCAAGAGAATCAGGAGGAAGGGAGACAGTGTTGAGTGTTTGTTTGGATATAAtgatcagtcctggagtttgagcTGCTTTTCCTCCAGTTGCTCATTCAGACACAATAACACAGAGGCTAATCTCCCAGTACAGTCGATCAGCagtagaataggagtgtttgtggatcacaatgcaggaactctgatcttctacaacatctataaaGACACAATGAGCcccatccactcagtccagaccacattcactgagccacTCTATCCTGGGTTTTGGGTTTAtcctggatcatcagtgaaactgtgCTGA